One genomic segment of Clostridium saccharoperbutylacetonicum N1-4(HMT) includes these proteins:
- a CDS encoding LTA synthase family protein, giving the protein MSVQAPGPLGYHTLEAFKSASKAFYNSSTNDKKEITDWFKYNDENLKPNEYFGIFKNRNVIFLQIESMENFVINHKINGKEITPFLNKLTKQSLYFNNFYEQNNGANSIDCDFMINTSVYPLGDRITATNYGENIYQNSLPRLLNNLGYTTISTHAEEHGEFNWTELHKNGFGAQNLWSIKDYNYDEIVGYGLSDKSFFTQLSEKLKNVNQPFFLQMPTLSSHGPFNIDNKYRQLNLPKEIDESYLGGYFESLHYTDSQIELFFNKLKQYNLLDNSVIVIYGDHAGVHKYYNDSIQKLDFDNNWWKEYDHKLPLIIYSSNAPAQNITASGGQVDMLPTISYLLGLDKSLYKDTSMGRVLVNTNRDATIIKGNNIKGTIKDSEEEKHLLDAYSIGEKIIKDNYLSIDTKKEH; this is encoded by the coding sequence ATGTCAGTTCAAGCTCCTGGTCCTTTAGGTTATCATACCCTTGAAGCCTTTAAGAGTGCCTCTAAAGCTTTTTATAACTCAAGTACCAATGATAAAAAAGAGATTACTGACTGGTTTAAATATAATGATGAAAATTTAAAGCCTAATGAATATTTTGGAATCTTTAAAAATAGAAATGTAATTTTTCTTCAAATTGAGTCTATGGAAAACTTCGTAATTAACCATAAAATCAATGGAAAAGAAATTACACCTTTTCTAAATAAACTTACAAAACAAAGCTTATACTTCAATAACTTTTATGAGCAAAATAATGGTGCAAATAGTATAGACTGTGATTTTATGATAAACACCTCCGTTTACCCTTTAGGTGATAGAATAACTGCTACAAACTATGGTGAAAATATCTATCAAAACTCATTACCAAGACTTTTAAATAATCTAGGCTATACTACAATCTCAACTCATGCAGAAGAACATGGTGAATTCAACTGGACAGAATTACATAAAAATGGATTTGGTGCTCAAAACCTTTGGAGTATTAAAGATTATAATTATGATGAAATAGTTGGATATGGATTATCCGATAAAAGTTTCTTTACACAATTGAGCGAAAAACTAAAGAATGTTAATCAACCATTTTTCTTACAAATGCCTACTTTATCTAGTCATGGTCCATTTAATATAGATAATAAATATAGACAATTAAATTTACCTAAAGAAATTGATGAAAGTTATCTTGGTGGATATTTTGAAAGCTTACACTACACAGATAGTCAAATAGAACTGTTTTTTAACAAACTTAAACAGTATAACTTATTAGATAATTCAGTTATAGTCATTTATGGTGACCATGCAGGTGTTCATAAATACTATAATGATTCTATACAAAAATTAGATTTCGATAATAATTGGTGGAAAGAATATGACCACAAACTCCCATTAATAATTTATTCATCAAACGCTCCTGCTCAAAATATAACAGCATCTGGAGGGCAAGTTGATATGCTTCCAACTATATCATATTTATTAGGACTAGATAAGTCTCTATACAAGGATACTTCTATGGGAAGAGTCCTTGTAAATACTAATAGAGACGCAACCATTATAAAAGGGAATAATATAAAAGGAACTATAAAAGATTCTGAGGAAGAAAAGCATTTACTAGATGCTTATAGCATTGGTGAAAAAATAATTAAAGACAATTACCTTTCTATAGACACAAAAAAGGAACATTAG
- a CDS encoding VanZ family protein, whose product MKNKRKILDWMLLIAWMILIFTMSNQPANISDSQSEGAIKVLLLIGIDANSIFGQLANFIVRKCAHFLEYMVLALLYINVAKHYFTKKVVIISTVAFVFTYACSDEIHQLFVQGREGAFRDVLIDTCGGVTLLLIRLGISSIKLLKLR is encoded by the coding sequence ATGAAGAACAAGAGGAAAATTTTAGATTGGATGTTGCTAATCGCTTGGATGATTTTAATATTTACAATGTCAAATCAGCCAGCAAATATATCAGACTCGCAAAGTGAAGGAGCAATAAAAGTACTTTTATTAATTGGGATAGATGCAAATAGTATTTTTGGGCAACTGGCTAATTTTATTGTTAGAAAGTGCGCACACTTTCTAGAGTATATGGTGTTAGCTTTATTGTATATTAATGTAGCAAAGCATTATTTCACAAAAAAAGTGGTGATTATAAGTACTGTAGCATTTGTATTTACTTATGCTTGCTCAGACGAAATACATCAGCTATTTGTTCAGGGAAGAGAAGGTGCATTTAGAGATGTTCTAATTGATACTTGTGGAGGTGTAACTTTATTATTGATTAGGTTAGGGATATCGAGTATAAAGCTATTAAAATTAAGATAA